DNA from Canis lupus dingo isolate Sandy chromosome 27, ASM325472v2, whole genome shotgun sequence:
TCTGAGGATCAATGAGATTAAAATGATTAAGGCAgggcagaaacaaaaaaacatataatgTATCAGGAAATCCCATGTCCCAGGAAATCCCCTGTCTGTTTGGACAGATAATCAAcaattacttttttgtttaaaggGTCTGAAGTACTGCAAATCTTTTAAACATACAATTAAcctcttgaaaatatttctattctggTATGTGGTCATTCATATACTGGAAATATTACAAAGAGAAGATTCAAGtccagattaaaaataaaacctgaattaTTTCATCTAATTAAAGCAATGGCTAGGACAGgtacacaaaataaatacaagtggGTTCCTCTGGAGTTAGTTTTGATGGTGGAGCACCCTATGACATTTTTACAGTTGAAGATCAGCAACGTATGGATGGAGTCTGGCAACATGCACACAAAGTCATAATCACACAATATATAATGTAATTCAGTCACAGGATaagtattaataaaaaatattaaaacatcaaCATTCACCCATTAATCGATTATATGGAATAAATTAAACTAAGCCAGTCAcatatttctcttcattcttaAGTCATGGTTTTATTTACGTATACACACAGTATAGTACTTTCTTAACGCTCTCAAAtgctacaaataaaaatgaaggcttTGCATTACAGCTGCTGGACAGAAACGTCAACACTGTTGATGTGTGAAAACAcagtttctttgttctttagCATCAGTGCACAGGGTATGGCTCCAAGTGGTATGCAATTTAGGACAGAAAAAAGATACGGTGGCTTGTGAAATAGATCCTCTGTTCATCATTGGCACAAATCAaagaaggaattttaaatgtCCTTGGTACCTTTGTTGGGTCTCTCCCCTAAAGGCAGATAATGTTATACATATATGCCTTCAGGATTAAAACCAGATGAGATAGGATTCTGTAGAATACGAAGATTACTGGGGAGCTGCCGCGACGAGCCAGGCCGCTTCAGGGACCCGGACTGGAATGGTGCCTctacacagaaaacaaagaaagccaTTTGGTGGACTCAGCaacattaaaaattagaatttttccaGCCCTAAAGAGCCAAATAGCAAACTGTAAAACTGCAGGCCCCTGTAGGGCCCTGGGTAAGAGGAGAAGGCTAGCTTCCTGACCCTCTCTGTTGACAAAAACAGTTTTCAGTGATTtcaacacctttttaaaaaggtgagcattctgcttctctttcttggtTGGTCAGATGATACGCATCTTTTAAATAGCACAAATTAATACTAAGGACttttaagagaggaagaaggggcaTTAGGAACAGAAGCTAATCAAATTCAACAGACGATGACTTATACATCAGGAGAAGGTTTCTTAAAGAAGAGTTTAAAACACATGATAGAAGATTCGGTGACTACACGCCcatctaagtaaataaataacctgGATATCATTGATTTTTCCCAGAAGCAGGAAgtacatcaattttttttaagtgggccaAGTTTTGAACGGTAGGATAACATTTTAGCTGAATACAAGTAGTTTATTCAAAGCAAACCAATGAAGATAAAGAGCAGATTTCACAACACCTACCCCTTTCTATGTCTGCATGTGAGGCCTCTACTTCAATGGGCTCTGCTGGCAACACGGTAACTTTTGTCCCTGTCTGTTGGATGAACTGCTGGAGATTGACTTGCCGCAGCTCCTTAGTCAACTGCTCCAGTTCTTGTTCTTTGTCCTAGATGGAagttaaaatttgtctttttatttgaagatttacTCTTGGACAGCTAAAGACATCCTGGTGACAGTCCATCTGCTACAGGGGCTAGATGTGTGATACCTGTTTTCACAAGAACGCCTTTAACAAAATCTGGTTAATATTGATACAATGGGCTCAAAAGAGGTCATTTCTGCTTTGTGGCACaggccaaaaaataaacaagtaaaggACAACAGCTTCTTCAGTCTGTCTTCCTAAGTGTGATACTTTCCTGTGTTAGGAATACACTCATGCACTtgatgaaataattatatatctatgAACTTTTATCAATAAAATACTGGTTTCCATCCATCCCAGTGTTTAAGCAATCTTGCCTTAAGCTTTCACAATTAAATCTCCCTATTACTTTATAACTGACAGCAAAACTTATAATCATTTTGTCTGTGAGATTCAGAGAAGTTCTTGTTTTGGTAAACTGTTGAAGTTTTCATGGGATTTGTTACTGAGATATATTTTAGAGCATGAGGAAAGCAAGATCCTACAAGATTTTCACTGTGGGGTTCTTAAGTCCTTGGCAAAGACAAGTCTGAGAACTGAAGATCCTTTAAGAAAGGAGATCATGTTTTGGTCAGCTAGAAAGCTCAAAAAAGCAAGGAGAGGCATTCTATTATTTGAATGGATGGTCTTTCTCTCCTTTACTGCGCTATAGGAAAAAGTGGCAAGGACTCACCCAGGCTGTGTGTGTCTGAGGAATCTGGTAAGGGTAAGAAAGAGATACCAGAAATGAGTGGTTGTTTCTTCTACTTACTTTAGTGTAAGGGGTACTTGGAGATATGTGAGTTTGATTATGAGATACTTTTCAATGGATAGTAAGATTACTAGTAATGACTGTTATTAGTAATGTTACTAGTAATGACTGTCATAAATTAGTGTTTCCTGTAAATAATTATCGAAGGCAACACAGCTTCCAATTATACCCTTTTTAAGGTTCAAAATTAGCATAATACTGACAAATCAGAGGTTAACAACTTCTACTGTAGCATGAGAAATtcttgattttcaaaattttggtAGTTTTATCTCTGACTATAGCTAGTGGCAGAGAAAGGAAATCACAGAAGTTCTTGAAACCTCGGCTTTCACTGCTTATAAAACTGTTCATATTCTAAGGGAGGTCTTCTCAAACTTCCATGTGCACTGGTACTATCTGGAGATTTTACTACAATtgagattctgaatttttaacaagtGTGCCCCAAATTACACAGATCACTCTTTGATTAGCAAGCCTGTAAGCCAGCATTGACCAATACAGCAACCACTccagagcacttgaaatgtggccaaaTGTAACCACacccagatattttatttaatattttaaaatttgtttaatattaatatttaatattttaaatattatttatatttaatacctCTTTGCAATTCTCCTGAGATCACATTTTCTTCTCAAGAATAGGTATCCGAGAAATGGAAGCTGAGTGATCAGGATCTAATGTCAAAATAGAAATGCTATTGTATGTGAAGCAGAGAggggaaaatcagagaagaaCCTTTGTGCCCCTCTCCTCAGGAAAGCAAAGGAAAGTAAGTAATgtagagaaaagaagggaactATTTGCATCGCAGGAAAGATGGGGTGAGCCAACAATGGAGAATAATAGATGAGCAGTCAACTAGCCAGGCAGTCAACTAGCCACACAATCCCTGGTACACCAATCTGCGATCAtctcttttggttttggcttCCTTATCTCTACAAGGAGAGAAGGTCAGATTCACTATCTCATCATTAGTGTCCATTCCAGCTCCGAGATTCTATTCTCTGTATCCAATTACCTAATGTTACAACTGCCACAGTAAGAAACCTCTTTCTGTGGAGCAAGGACCAGTGTGGCTTTAGAGCTCACACAGCTTTGTTTTGGTCTCACATCTTAGCTTTGTCATAAGTCACAGAAATTCTAAGAAACTTATAAACCAAGTAAGTTTCTAACTTTCAGTGTAAGAGAAGATGGACAACCATTAAAGAAAATGCcaacaaaatattaattcttctaagtagatgaaacattctttttatgaaaaatgttctTACCTGTAATCGTTTGGTGGCTTGTCCAAGAGATCTTTCTACAGCTTTAATGCCATTCTCCAGCCTCAGACTCTGTTGGCCTTGAATGTCAATTTCTCCTTTGACCTTACCAATCTTTCCTTTAACCTCTTCTTCATTGACTTGTGCCTCCTGAACTTCCCGTTGCAATTTTTCTGCTTCAAGACCGCTTTCCATAGTCTGGATCTGAGCCAAATAGTCCTTTAATTTACTCTCACATtctgttattttctgtcttatttcttgAAGTTGATCCTTcagctgtttttcattttcctgttcaATCTGCAATTCATTTTCCCAAAattcttcctcttcaatttctaCATCATTTCTTTTGATCTTTTGCTCCAGGCGGACAATTTCCTCTTCAAGGttagaattatatttttgctcccaaaattgtatttcaatttcatttgatTCTAGCTCTTTCTCAATGGATTGAAGCTTTTCTGTCTGCAACCGGATCAGCTTCTTTAACTCATCTGCTGTTGTTTTGCAGTTATTCAGCACCTTTTGCttaaattcagtttctttgcccTTTCCAAAAATGTCCATTAATCCTTTGGCACCTCCTGTAAATGTTAATGATTTCCTTTTAGGTTCTCTCCTTTTGATTGATTTGTCGATCTGAGGCCTCAGTTTAGCCAAGGGGGGCAAACTCTGCCTATATAAAGTTCTTTCTGGAATTCGAGCCACACTGTCTGAAGTGGGTCGCTCACTAAGAGATGGCCCTGTTCGACGTAAAATTAGCTGTACATCACTAGCATACTGCCCCCATTTGTTTAAGGATATGATAGGATTTTCATGAGGTGCTAAGTGTCTTTCAGTATCTCTCCATTTTTCTATAAGAGTGTACCTTCCAGTTCGACCtagataaaaaagataagaataaatTGTCAAAGTGGAACATGTAATAGCTAAAATAATGCAACAGAGGACACTATTTGATAACTGTGTCTTCTTGATTAGCATCAAAGTCCAGCTCATGCTGCCTTTAAAACTTCTCTTGaagacaaaaaaatcccaaaccgaaccaaaaaaacaaaaaagaacttctCTAGAAGATATGTTAAGAGCATAAAATTATGGAATGTGAATTACATATACTCTTCTGACCcacttaaaaattcaattttatactttaaacCTCAGTGAGACTCTGACATTCTTGTCAAATGCCTGCCTTCTTGTCTAGACTTTCTTGTTTAGGACGAGACCTCTAGCTGAAACAAAGGATGACACCAGAATGCCCCGCTGGAAGCCAGTAGGGCCTGGTCTCTAGAATTAGGTAGAACTTCAAAACTTGAAATTTCCACTTTGTGAatccctctgcttcctctgtaCATTAGAACTTGGAAAGGCTGGAGGCCACAGTTTTCCTCCTGAAGGGAGGTATAGAGCCAGTGGACAACATGCTACTTAGCTCAGAGAAGGCTGTACAgatcttttctctgtctctgcatgAGGGCTTGGCCAACTCACAGCTCACAGCTGGTATCTTTCTGCAGAATCGTgacaaataaaaatcacctaaGTGAAAACAacccttcaaaataattttgtagaaaAAGAGGGGCCTGAAGACAATACTACAAACAATACTACAGTTTTGATAGATATAGCTTCAAAGATTCttgctaaaaatgtttttaaaggcaaaaatattaaaaaacaataaagtcgTATATAAGTAAAAGTTATACTGACCCTAACTGGTAATTACAGAAGATAAAGTTTCAGAAGACAGTATAGTATCATTAACTTGAACacactttctaaatatttccatttaaggTGGTTGGGTCAGATGGTTTATATTTTGTTACAAGTGTCCACTGGAACTAATATGCTTGGAACTACTAtaaatgttacatgtcaattatatctcaataaaaattatatctcaTTACTATTCAACAttattatgagaaagaaaaaactgatccTGTCATCTCCCAATTACAATACTGATATACACAGCTATTGATTTATCCTCTTTTTAATTTCACGAGCTTCTGAACCAAGAGTAGTTTGGTTATTTTCTCAGTTATGAGGTCAATAAATGGAGATCTGGATACATATATGTGAATATCCATGTATCCAAGTCGGAAGTAGTACATTAAGAGTGTTATGGCTTTAAACACTTGCATGTGTTCTCTTTTAAGGAAACCGAATCTTGGGTACAGCTGAAAAGTTGCAGCTTACGAGGCAAACAGACTGGAATTTTCATCCCAGGTTTTAATTACCTACTGGATAAATAGCATAAATTCACttctaaaatggagatattagCAATACCTCATAGGTTATGAAAATCAGAATCAGACATAACAAGCGCCTCCACATCGCCTGGCCCACAGCAGGTATTCAATACATGGTAGccattattaatttaaaacacaGTTATTATTCACATAACAAAAGGGCTGACCAgagaccttttaaaaatgatgtgacCTGACAataaactgactttaaaaaatccCTAAGCAACTTTTAGCAACTCCCAACAATATAAAGCTGGAAAGACCAAAGGCTCTGGAGCCTGTGTTCAAGTCTGGCTCTGCCAACTGTTTAAATGATTTGTgcaatttattaaatttcatttggattcagtttcctcatccgtaGAGTGAGAatcgtattttcttttttatagagaATAGTATTTTCTTACCGATAATGCTGTGAAAGTCAAGtgagatgtaaaaatattttctaaaattgaaaagtTCTATACAAATGTTAATTGTTACTATTGTCAAAATGTCTGGGCAAAcaagggaaatgaagaaaatgtttctaGTGATTTCCAGgttaaaaattactataattacTCCAAGAAAAACCACATGACAAATCTGCAAGGTTAAAACTATTGCACGTATACACACTGCTTCAAAGATCACAGCACTTTGTGTTCTTGGCTTTACTGCCTATCAACTACTTTTAGTATCTCACTCTTCTCTGGAGCTCTGTGTTCTCATCAGCAATGTGAGGGGTTAGAGTAGATCAGCAGAGCCCTCTCTAATTCTCTACCAAGCCAATGAAGCATCTTGAAAtggaatcattatattatacattatacaaGTTATATTAACAATTTTAAGGACCCTAATTTAGTCATAATTAAATATGAAGTTGATTTTTTCCAGGGCTTAATGGTACTGCTGCCCTATGAGAATGTCTTCATAGAAGATTATTTAGAATTGCTTTTACTTCCAGTTTTCCCTTTTTGTTAAGTAACTCATATTTAGTGCaattaggcaaaaagaaaaaaattctatccaGCAATataaaaaagcttttataaaaGGTAAATGAATTAATAgctttgattttattataaaaattaggtTTTAGATAGGTTATGTAAAAGTTAAATCccataatcattatttttaataccatACTTGGCAAGACCCTAAAGATCCTATTTCATTTGGATAGATTCAAATTCCTCCTGTAAAACTCTTTTCAATGCATTTTATTAAATGGATACATTTAACTGTACCTTGCATACTATCTTgatgtacccctgaaactaattatctgtctacctacctatctacctatctagCATTTGTAGTTTAGGCTGTTTTGGCTATCTAGAAATGTATGCCACAATAagtaatgataaataaaatactgactATACGTTTGAATAGTTGAAGCAACTGAGTGTAATCCCAAGGATCATTCACTTCATATAACACGGAAAATCACATAGAGAGACTTTAATGCATTAGTGAAATCTCACTAGATGACTGacataaattaaaaggaaataggaTAACAGATTACTCTTACCTAATTCGAAGCAGAATAGTATGTATAACTGTGGAGTAATATGAGGTTTATGAAAATATACACCCAAactcaaatattcaaatatgcgTCACCCAGAAACATTATGCCCTTATTTCAACTACTCTTTCAATGGTgcaaccttttatttatttattttttaaaacaattttaggaAATTTCTTAGAGCCAAAGAACAAAATCATGATTTATAAGTCACATCttgtcatttattcaacaaatatatattgaacacCAAATATCTGTCAGAAATAGTATCAGGTCCTAGCAATTCTATTAAACACCTTGATCATCAACCCTCTTTATAAGAGTTAGCTTTaaatgacatttgtttttttcttcagtttcaaaTCCTTCTTACCCCAAAGATGAATACTACACATTATTCAAAAGAACATGACAGAGAGTTGGCATTAACCTCTTATGAATTGAAAGCTAACATATCCTCCTATTTCTGGACATATTAGAAGTAATGTCAGTAAAAGCTTATTATTTATCATGAATAATCTATCCTACCCCACTGAATTTTCCCGATAATAGATACTTTGCTCCTTGGGGTATATAAACATTTTGGATTCCCATACAGACTCTAAGTGAATGTAACTAATCCTTCTCATAATGATTTAGAATCCTTTTAAGGAACATTGATCTCTGTAACAGAAATTACACTGTATCATTTTATAGTCTGTTAAATGCTTTTGAtgcttatatatatgtatatacatacacatatatatgtatatacatacacatatatatgtatataaaaataaaaaatatattaaaaaacataatacataTGTACTTAATTGGTTTTGTGAGATAAGCAAAATGATCCTCAACttaccagcaaagaaataaaaacttaacaaatttaaagcaattttcCAATTACAACTACCCTACAAATTTATCAGTGAATTTTCTACAAGTCCTGAATGTACCTATTAAGATAACTTTAACCACGGAATATTTTATGAAGACAGTGATATAATGTAAATACCTCTGAGAATAACCTGTCAGCCAGCTGTGCACAACCCATAGTTAAATCGTTCACAGTATATTTTCCCAGTGTGCTGATGAGATTATCATGTAATCACAGAATTACTGCATATTAATTTAGAAACTATTTAGGATTATATGATAAAGTTGctacattaaaaagtaattaaacataaaatttattaatttcataataattaacatttcctATGCCTGTAtttgctaggcactgtgctactTACTTTGCATAAATACTATTAACCAAAATAACAGCTAACACTTATCACTATAGACCAGTAAGGTTTGGGGGATATTTTGTTATTGTCGCATATAATCTAACTCATCCTGACTGATGCATGCTACAAATCAAATGTCttcacattcattaaaaaaatcttttatggatgtagaaaatatagaaagtacTTATAATTATTAATGATTACACTACTGTTAcattctatgttaactaactagaatttaaataaaaaattttttaaagtattactttaaaagaaatctgtTGAGAATAGGCTAGAGGGGACCAAGATGATGCAGGGAGATGAGATGGAAAGCTACTGCAAAAATCTAAGTGAGAAATGATGGTGGCTTACATCAACGTGTTAATAGTGGCTGTGAAGACAAACAAGACTATATATACCGAAGGTAGTATATATAGGATTTATTGATAGAATGGTTGTAAGACattagaacaagaaaagaaagatctcacAAAAGCTTTAGATCtaatcaattaaaagaaaagttttcatttgctgagagaaggagaaggaagaaatttgAGGGTGGGCAGTAGTTGAGATTCAGAACTTGGGTTCTGATATTTTAAATCTGAGATACCAGTTAGTCATCTTCTAGAACTTTTTACTGCAGTACTAATTAACCACTAgccacatttaaattttattaaaaattcatttcctcagttatactagccacatttcaagtactcagtagCTACATGTAGCTAGTGAACACTGGATAGCACAGATATGGACCATTACAACCCTTGCAGAAAGGATATTCTACTGGATGGCACTATTTAGAAAGTATGTTTTACTGAATACTTACTTTAGGCAAAGCAATGGTGTAAAGAAGGATAAACAAGCAGGACTCCTACATTAGAGGTACttccagagaaaagaaacaagtatTAAATAGTTAAACTAGAATTCAGTATAAAACGTGCTTGTTTGAAAACTGATTTTCTTGGAGCAAACCATATGAAGCATGGCTTCTTAGGGAATAGTCCACTCTACCTTGGACTCAGCCCCAATCAATTTGTTTCTATTAAATGTTAACTCTGGCTCCAGTTGAAGGAGATATGGGAACAAGATCACAAGAAGAATGAGCAGAGAAAAATTCTGAATCCTCCCTCAATACTTTAAATGGCATCAGACAACAAAGAAGTATGAATCAAAACTTTTTCCTCAGTCTCCTtgatttcttcctcctcttttcctctaATCTTTTGTTAGCCATACTCTAAGATCTAAGCTACTTGAGGGcagaaatacattcttttcatattttgtggATATTGTAAAAGCAAATGTACTTTCTGGACTATAACTTGAAACAGATGAACAGTCAAAGACTTTGTTTCACATACAGACTTGAGAAGCAGTTTGAACTGTAAAATAATGGCATTTCTGAGACAGTTGATGggagaaacaagataaaatacTCGAAATTGGGAATGTGTCGAAAGCCCAGCATCTACAGTGACCAAACACACAGTGCACTGCAGGCTGTTTTAACCACTTCATGCCAATTAAGTATTtcgattttgttttattttgttattctgtCTTATAATTTGGATGTGTTCTATTTCCATCACCTAAATATAACCTGTCAGGGTAGtcaaagatcagagtagaaaggATTTCTTTCCATATTATTAGATACATTCAACACTTTTATCCAAATGATGTTGTCTTTAGCTATTTTCTAATTTGATTCCATTGATTAGCAGCACTGAGTCAGAAAA
Protein-coding regions in this window:
- the RASSF8 gene encoding ras association domain-containing protein 8, with product MELKVWVDGVQRIVCGVTEVTTCQEVVIALAQAIGRTGRYTLIEKWRDTERHLAPHENPIISLNKWGQYASDVQLILRRTGPSLSERPTSDSVARIPERTLYRQSLPPLAKLRPQIDKSIKRREPKRKSLTFTGGAKGLMDIFGKGKETEFKQKVLNNCKTTADELKKLIRLQTEKLQSIEKELESNEIEIQFWEQKYNSNLEEEIVRLEQKIKRNDVEIEEEEFWENELQIEQENEKQLKDQLQEIRQKITECESKLKDYLAQIQTMESGLEAEKLQREVQEAQVNEEEVKGKIGKVKGEIDIQGQQSLRLENGIKAVERSLGQATKRLQDKEQELEQLTKELRQVNLQQFIQQTGTKVTVLPAEPIEVEASHADIEREAPFQSGSLKRPGSSRQLPSNLRILQNPISSGFNPEGIYV